One stretch of Pseudomonas sp. NC02 DNA includes these proteins:
- a CDS encoding TonB-dependent siderophore receptor, which produces MVLRLRPAAPSRFALGLLLSAGIGSSQAADIELPEVKVQGQDESGYNTDTASVGAFNEAPLLDTPASIAVFNESLIKDQQARLLSEVLRNDASVGDSYAPIGYYENFVVRGFSLNAASSYKINGRTITGEQNVALENKQRVELLKGLSGMQSGISEPSGVINYVTKRPEDVRSVTVSTDDRGSGYLATDVGGWFGSEQQFGLRANVAHEDLHSYVEHANGHRDFLSLAFDWNISPDAVLQLDAEYQNKQQRSVPGYQLLGGTEVPHDASPKKLLGHQSGANQVGIDSLNLNGKFEYRFSDQWKGSVSAARSKVVIDDYSSFAWGCYGSASCAGAKVPNYFSPEGNYDIYDFRSPDDTRRDDEIQAAMTGLFNTGGLGHELTFGSSAFRRVVDKRESVNEMIGSGNINQDPENFAPTDKPLNDSHRNLDSRQYGLFVTDRISFNEQWQTIVGGREVRLDEKAFDDQGNESRHTRQYVFLPQAALIYKPIENLSLYTSYSKGLSLGGTAPWFALNKDETLAPTVSRQIEAGVKYDWRRISFAAAIFQTRQAYQYARPDDAGDYTYVQQGEQKNTGLELSANGWATQRLQIAASVAAIRARVTGSGTPEYERHQAINVPKLRASLYADYALPWVDGLALLGGVQYSANKYANRTGDVEVGDYAIVNVGSRYTTKLDGYETVFRLSVDNLFDKRYWRDAGEYMGDDYLFQGAPLTARLSATVNF; this is translated from the coding sequence ATGGTTTTGCGTCTTCGCCCCGCTGCCCCTTCACGTTTTGCCCTCGGCCTGTTGCTCAGCGCAGGTATTGGAAGCAGCCAGGCGGCTGATATCGAGCTGCCGGAGGTGAAGGTCCAGGGCCAGGATGAATCCGGCTATAACACCGACACCGCGTCGGTGGGCGCTTTCAATGAGGCGCCGTTGCTCGACACGCCGGCCTCGATCGCGGTGTTCAACGAGTCGTTGATCAAGGACCAGCAGGCGCGCTTGCTCAGCGAAGTGCTGCGCAATGACGCCTCGGTGGGCGACAGCTATGCGCCCATCGGCTACTACGAAAACTTCGTGGTGCGCGGTTTCTCGCTGAATGCCGCCAGCAGCTACAAGATCAATGGCCGCACCATCACCGGCGAGCAGAACGTTGCCCTGGAGAACAAGCAGCGCGTGGAGCTGCTCAAGGGATTGTCGGGTATGCAAAGCGGGATTTCCGAGCCCAGCGGCGTGATCAATTACGTGACCAAGCGCCCGGAGGATGTGCGCTCGGTGACGGTGTCCACCGATGATCGCGGCAGTGGTTACCTGGCCACCGACGTGGGCGGCTGGTTTGGCAGCGAGCAGCAGTTCGGCCTGCGCGCCAACGTGGCCCATGAAGACCTGCATTCCTATGTCGAACATGCCAATGGCCACCGGGATTTCCTGTCCCTGGCGTTCGACTGGAACATCAGCCCCGACGCGGTATTGCAGCTGGATGCCGAGTATCAGAACAAGCAACAGCGCTCGGTGCCGGGTTATCAGCTGCTGGGCGGGACCGAGGTGCCGCACGACGCGTCGCCGAAAAAACTGCTGGGGCATCAGAGCGGTGCGAATCAGGTAGGGATTGATTCGCTGAACCTCAACGGCAAGTTTGAATATCGCTTCAGTGACCAGTGGAAAGGCAGCGTCAGCGCGGCGCGCAGCAAGGTGGTGATTGATGATTACAGTTCGTTTGCGTGGGGCTGCTACGGGTCCGCGAGCTGTGCCGGGGCCAAGGTACCGAACTACTTCAGCCCGGAAGGCAACTACGATATCTATGACTTCCGCAGCCCTGATGACACCCGGCGCGATGATGAAATCCAGGCCGCGATGACCGGGTTGTTCAATACCGGTGGCCTGGGGCATGAGTTGACGTTTGGCAGCAGTGCGTTTCGGCGAGTGGTGGACAAGCGCGAATCGGTCAACGAGATGATTGGCTCCGGCAATATCAATCAGGACCCGGAAAACTTCGCGCCCACCGATAAGCCCCTGAACGATAGTCATCGCAACCTCGACAGCCGCCAATACGGCCTGTTCGTCACCGACCGCATCAGCTTCAACGAGCAATGGCAGACCATCGTGGGCGGCCGCGAAGTGCGCCTGGACGAAAAGGCTTTCGATGATCAGGGCAACGAGTCGCGCCACACCCGGCAGTATGTGTTCCTGCCCCAGGCGGCGCTGATCTACAAACCGATTGAAAACCTGTCGCTCTACACCAGCTACAGCAAAGGCCTGTCCCTGGGCGGTACCGCGCCGTGGTTTGCCCTGAATAAAGATGAAACCCTCGCCCCGACAGTTTCCCGCCAGATCGAAGCCGGGGTGAAATACGACTGGCGCCGCATCAGCTTTGCCGCCGCGATCTTCCAGACTCGCCAGGCCTATCAATATGCCAGGCCGGATGACGCCGGCGACTACACCTACGTGCAACAGGGCGAGCAGAAAAACACCGGCCTGGAATTGTCCGCCAACGGCTGGGCCACCCAGCGCTTGCAGATCGCCGCCAGCGTCGCGGCCATCCGTGCACGGGTGACGGGCAGCGGCACGCCGGAATACGAACGCCATCAGGCGATCAACGTGCCGAAACTGCGGGCCAGTCTGTACGCCGACTACGCCCTGCCCTGGGTCGACGGCCTGGCGCTGCTCGGCGGCGTGCAATACAGCGCCAACAAGTACGCCAATCGCACCGGTGATGTGGAAGTGGGCGACTACGCCATCGTCAACGTCGGCAGCCGCTACACCACCAAACTCGATGGCTATGAAACGGTGTTTCGCCTGAGCGTCGACAACCTGTTCGACAAGCGTTACTGGCGCGATGCTGGCGAATACATGGGCGATGACTACCTGTTCCAGGGTGCGCCGTTGACGGCGCGCTTGAGTGCCACGGTCAATTTCTGA